In the genome of Urocitellus parryii isolate mUroPar1 chromosome 7, mUroPar1.hap1, whole genome shotgun sequence, the window CTTTATccctgagccatatctccagtgctttgctttttttcttaaatgtaacatttaattaattagttaattatgtggtgttgaggatcgaatccagggcctcacccatgctaggaaagtgctctactactaagccccAGCCCCGGGCCTCTAgtgctttttaagttttattttgaggcagagtctcattaagttgctgagactggccttaaacttaatgatcctcctgcctcagcttccctagttgtTGGGATTAGAGATGTGCTCCACTGTGTGTGGcttcttgataatttttaaaggacTGCGTAAatgttctgtgttttcttctttttaagtggAAGAAGATGATAATGATGACGACACCCTTCCTCAGCTGAAGAAGGAGTCAGAACTGCCCTTTGTTCCCAACTATTTGGCCAACCCAGCCTTCCCTTTTATCTATACTCCCAGAGCAGAGGATTCAGCCCAGCTGCAGAATGGGGGCTCCTCCACACCCCCAGCATCCCCCCCTACAGATGGCTCACCTCCATTGCTGCCCCCTGGGGAACCCACCCTGCTAGGAGCCTTTCCCCGGGACCACCCTTCTTTGGCACTGGTTCAGAACGGTGATGTGACTGCCCCCCCTGCCATACTCAGAACACCAGAAAGCACAAAACCGGGTCCTGTTTGTCAGCCACCAGTGAGTCAGACCCGATCCCTTTTCTCTTCTGTCCCATCCAAGCCACCAGTGACTCTGGAGCCTCAAAATGGGACTTATACAGGACCGGCGCCAGCattccagccattttttttcaCTGGAACATTTCCGTTTAATATGCAAGGTAAGCATTTACAACAAACAGCCTCTGTAACCGGGGAGTTGGGGAGAAGTgagatttatttaatatatttgggaTATAATTACAAACTTAGAGAAAAGTTTCAAGACCTGTATAAGGAATTCCCTTCACTCAGATTCACAAATTATTTACCTTCTGCCCTTTTACCCTGAAATTCTTAAGTATTGTTCTCATTGTATCTTTTCTAAGAATAaggatattcttttatataacttCAGTACAATTATCAAATTTGAGAAATGTAACCTTGATATAACATTGCTCTGTAATTGGTAGTCCATATTTAAGTTTTGTCAGTTCTCTCAATAATGCCCTTAGTGGATATCTTCTCTCCCCTATTCTTGCTCCCTCCCCTCTGGTAGCCCAGGACTACCCATTACATTTAGTTATACAGCCCTTGTaggttttttttggttgtttgtttcttttacttttgctgtactgtggatggaacccaggggtgcactgaactacatccttgtctcttttttttgagacagagtctcactaagttgcccaggctggcctcaactttgggatcctcctgcctcagcctcctgagtcactaggatttcaggcatgtgcctgCACCTGGCTTTTTGAAATTGATAACTTTGAAGGGTCCAGGTCAATTATTTTACAGAATATGATtttctatcattatttatttgttggtattCTACTATAAAGAAGggctttctcttctccctcatttATATCAGTATGGATTCTTATTGTGTTCAATCAGTTATAATCTATTACTGTCATTATTTTGATATTCAGATTTTTCCTGATTTGACCAATGGGACCTTCAAGCTACTTATCGTAACCATTAGATATGTCCCCATCATTCTTGGaaaacttcctttctttctagTGTAGCAAGATATACAGGTTTATAGTGTAACTTCCCTGCCCTAACCCCAGAATCAGCCCTTCTCCAAAGAGCCCTCATTCTTTTTGGTAGAGAATAGAATTTAGAAgctaggaaagagagaaaaaagcaagcaaacacatttatttatatatgcatgtagaTCTACGTTTCTGTATCTGTTTACATCTTCTTAAGAACATTAGAAATTCAAGTTCATCTTTATAGCTCTGATTCTAGCCACACTTACTAGGGTATAGTCTAGTCTTACCTTTCCTTTTTCCCTATAAGTAACTCTCCTACTTCCCAATTTTGAGGACCTGGTGCTGATAACAGTTGCCCCGGGGTGCTGCCAGGGATCCATATATAAGGAGAAAAGCAGAACTGCCAAATGTACATAAGTGCTTGGCTGGAGCCATTTTGGCAGCCAGGCACAGAATGTGGAGTCAGATTGCTTTGCTCGATGACCCATGAATAACAGTCTTTACTCCTAAAGCCAGGAACTCACCCTTATCAAgttgtgccatttttttttagtcaaatgTATACTTTAACTTTGTTTAGTGAGTATTTTTTTGCTCTCCAGTTTTTATTGCAAGGAATTTCATATTTCATGAATACCTTTAGATCCATAATTGttagatctgtttttttttttttgttttgttttgtttttaatggtactagagattgaacccaggggcactctttTTTGTGgatgggggtaccagggattgaactcaggggcactcaaccactgagccacatccccagccctattttgcattttatttagacagggtctcactgagttacttagcacctcacttttgctgaggctggctttgaaatggcgatcctcttgcctcagcctcctgtgctgctgggattacagatgtgtgtcactgtgcccagcccaggggTACTGGTAACActtagtcacatccccaaccttttttatttttattgagacagggttttggttgttgtgattttattttgtttttttttgtagtgcggaattgagcccaggagcactCTTCCATTAAGTTTGTAAgccccacccttttttattttattttgagacagggtctcactaagttgctgaggctagttttaactcaagattctcctgcctcagcctccctagtcaccgggattataggtgtgtgccattgcacctggcattGTAAATTTTTTGAAAGTATCTCATGTATCATGTCTTGCTTTTGCCTTCTTtccaaccttttttttctttccctgctcatgtgtattttttttatttctttcttttagttgtacacaatacctttgtttttatttatttattttcatatggtgctgaagatcaaacccagggcctcacactagCTAGGcgggtgctctactgctaagccacaaccccagcccctcatgtgtattttttttaaaaaatatttttagttgtagatggacacaatacctttatttatttatttatttttgtgggatgctgaggatcgaacccagtgccttacacatgcgaggcaagtgctccactactgagctacatccccagcccttctcttgTGTATTTTGGTACTCAAATCCATCTGAAGTCTTTACTTCCTTAGCTCTAATGGTGGAAGAAAGTGATCCTTCTACATAGTTGGGTTGCTTGTTCCTGCCCCCTTTTACTTGGTGAAACAGTCTTAGACGTAGGGAAGATCATGCAGGAAACTGCCCCAATGAGCCAGGATTAGGTCAGAGCAAAACCTGATGGTCAACCATGATTTTCCCATTGGATGGCACAGACTAAATGTAaccatttttaagattttaagttaagggctggagatgtggctcaagtggtaatgcactcccctggcatgcgtggggcgctgggttcgatcctcagtaccacgtaaaataaaagatgttgtgcccaccgaatactgaaaaataaacattaaaaaaaaaagattttaagttaATGATCTGTGCTACGACCATCTATTCATTAccattttcccctctttttctagagcttgtACTCAAGGTAAGGATTCAGAACCCATCTCTTAGAGAAAATGATTTCATTGAAATTGAACTGGACCGACAAGAGCTTACATACCAAGAACTGCTCAGAGTGAGTTGCTGTGAGCTGGGTGTTAATCCAGATCAAGTGGAGAAGATCAGAAAGTTACCAAATACGCTGCTAAGAAAGGTAAGAAAAGTCTGCCAAGCACAAATGGTAGCTTTTTGCACTTGGAAAATAACCAACTTCCTCTTTGATTATGTGAGTCAtagttaaagaaatgaaaagagaatgcaAAAGGAGTGGAGAGTAGTTTTCCAAATGTAATCAATAAGCTTTCTTTCCCTATGCTGTGTCTTTAGAGACGCTggcattttcaaaagttttaagaTACTAGAGAGAATGTTTGGAGTTGCCGGTCACATGTACCTATTTCCAGTTGTTTCTGCAGTGACCTGTAAGGATCACCTTAGTGCATCATTAGATATGCTTTGTGTTTTACAAGAAAGACCCATGTTAAATTATAGGGCAAacccactttttttgttttgtttttgtagttggacacaatgcctttattttttatttatttttatgtggtactgaggatcgaacccagggcctcacacatgctatgcgagcactctaacactgagccacagccacagccccgcATTGGGTTCTTGAACATCAGGCTTCTGAGTTTTCTCAGAAGGAAAATCGGCCCATGCATTGCCTGACCCTGCAGGGTATGTGCCCACCCTGTAGTAATGGCTACTAAGGGCTTCTTCCATTATTCCAATCCAACTTATGCCCTGGGGATTTAATCACAGACTTATCTGccatggattttattttccttccagaTTTTGAAGTGAACCAAGATACTGGTGTCAGTTCAGCCCACCAAACATATGGTGGTTCCTCTTAATCTGTTAACCTGTTTTGTTTTAGGACAAAGATGTTGCTCGACTCCAAGATTTCCAGGAGCTGGAACTGGTTCTGATGATaagtgaaaacaattttctgtTCAGAAATGCTACGTCTACACTGACTGAAAGGCCTTGCTATAACAGGAGAGCTTCAAAACTGACGTACTAATGTAGCAGGGACTTTTATCGCTGAGTATTGTGACAATGTATGTCACCTCTGGGCCAAGGACAAGCCATTGATCCAAAAGCCTCGGATGCCCACGAGGTCCCCTGGTGCCACTGCGTAGTGTACACTAACATCGTTGTTCTGCCAAGGCAGGAAGCCCCTGTCCCCCAGCAGCGGTGCCACTCTTCCAAGCCTCTTGGTGCACAATAAACCTATTGCTTGAAGCTCTGAACAGCTGAGAAGTGGTCTGGAGAGGCAGAAGCCGGAGGTTCTATATCCAGTGTGTTTTATGTGCAGAATGTAAGAGAGTTGTCTAAGCAGAAGCTGAGAGAGCGCAGAACCTATTTCCGGCCACTCCTGTTGACAGTGCACCTGAAGGGCCGGGCGTGCTTTTCTTGGTTTTGCATGCTCATGACTCTCCTGAAATTGCAAACTGACTAGAGAGGAAGACTGGGGAAAGCACAGGTACTGGACAAAGGGATTTTGGTGTGACTTGTGCTGTGAGGTTTCTtagaacatatttataaatgttactCAGGTGAAAAGTATTTAAGTATACAGTTACCTAATTGTAAATAGGCTGTTAACCAaaagcttcccctcccccacttttcctTTGCGAACACTCACAACTGCTTCTGTCTCCACTATCATCTCTGCTTTACCTCCCCTTCACGGTCACTAGAGGGCTCTCTGAGGCTTTCTAAAAAAGCCACTGCATTTTTACTGAGGCGATTCCTGTCATCAATGTATTTAATTGCACTGTTTGAGAAGAGCACAAGCATTGCCAGTCCGTGTTCTACATTCTCATTTTCCACTAGAAATGAAAAGCAGTTTTTGAGCCTGAATCTGTTGCTATTTTACAGGTTATTGTGGGAAATTGAACTAAAGGAGttagcatctttatttttgtaacaaaGATAAaggttattttgaaattattaggATTTTTACACAACTCTGAAATCTGttgcttttttaaacaaatcGTTTGATCTTAGGGATTCCCCCTACTGCCACCACCAATCCACTCAACAAAATCAGTTGTGAGTCTAccagacttaaaaacaaaaacaaaacttaccTGATTAAACTTTTGAGCATGGCATAAGAATTTTGTTCAAGAATGCATTTGaggattcttttcattttcttcagcatCATTAAGGTGAAAGAAAAGCTACTGTCTCGTTGAAACAAACAGCTTAGCTTTAGAAATCAGAGCTGCCCAGGTAGACAGGAGAGCAGGGGTTGAAGCCAGCAGTTGGAGAGCATCCCCGCTGTCTTAAGAAGCTTTCTCCCCATAGTGCCTATAGTTTCCAAAGAAACTTAACTTCCTGACTGTGttaacttaattttattagaaCACTATAATTGAGTAAGAAGGTGCAGAAGATGTCAATGGAAGAGAATGTTGTACTAAGATAAtggcctcctgctgctgcttAAGTACTGAGATGAGGCTGAGATATTCTTCAAGGCCAACTTCATGGAGTCACTCTGTTTAATGACTTCCTCGTATCCCCTCCCCCCTTACTGCTGGTGACTTACCCTTGTGGAGTGTGCATAGCAGAGTGAAGGTTGCTTTATTACCTACTTTCTCTTAAGTGCTTTAAAGAAACCTCCCTTGTGTTTCAACCAATCAGAAACTACATTATCTAGATGTACTAACCTCTTCCTTCACTTTGAAAAGTTACAATTTACTGATACAATTAACTATGGTTCTATCCTTCAAGAAATGGTTCAGTATTAATTCATGTCTAAATTACTGGGGTTAAAACTCTTTTAGCCACCTAGATTAATTGGAGATTCTCAGAAGCAGTGGAGGCCCTTGGCTAGGAGGTGGCCTACAGAGTTGTTCTCCAGGCTCAGAAGCAGAGGGAGCAAGGGTCTTGGTGTCCCAGGCAAAAGGTAGATCCCTTGCGGCTCTGCCCTACCCTGACCTCTCTCTCCATAGAATCCTCTGTGGTCAGTGACTCTGGCAGTGGGATTAGACTGCACAGTTGCTGGTAGGTGAGTTTAAAGTCTTAATCTATGCattcagagaaatatttttatatgctttgtGTAATTTATaacaaaagagtttttttttagctttgttAACTGTGAATTCTCTCCTCCCCCACTGCGTATTTAAAGCATGTGTTCACACTGTGTGTAAACATTCACAGAGGATTCTTTTCTTTGTGCATTGCTACTCTTCAAACATAACaggtattattaaaattaaatattaactgaccaaacccattttctttcattttggccTCCTAAGTAGCACTGTATTTCTAATAACAGGAGTTCAAATTTCTGGACAGTCCCTGTGTCCTGGCACTCTGGAGGAAAAATAGAAGGGCTCACTCCCCACCTGAGCCTCCCGTCCTGCAGCTATAGCGTCATGCCATCAGTGGCACCTGCAGGCAGATATTTTGTGTGGCGTCTTTCCTCCCAGTTCACAGCAGCTGGCTTCACTTCCCTGGAGGAGCTGAGCCAGCTAGATAGAGGTCATCCTCTATTAACCACATTTTTTGATTATCCTATTTACTTGACACAACTGAGCCTCTCCTTTGGGCTGTCAACACCTGTCAGGGCCTCAGTGAGCTCAGATGCAAACTCCCAGGACAGGAGAGGAAATAAAGCCTTACACCTTTAGATCTTTAGCTGAGAATGATGCTGAATGAATCTGCTTTTCTGTTGGTTTAGGCCAGCCAGCGCCTCACAAAGCAGACGTCATGCCAAATTGGCCTAATAAATCAGAGAACATAGCAGAGACCTTTTCTTAGCACCAAGGAGAGGCAGAATAATTTGGGCATTTGTGCTTCCATACTTGCTTTATCACAAGGATGGAGGTTGCCTTCCATAAACTCATAAACATCCTGGGCAGAAACAGCCTgccaaaaaaaatgtgattaacctttaacaaatggttctgcAGCACAGGCCGACCCAGAGCACACAGGAAAACCAGATCAAAGGAGCCATCTCCCTATCTACCGCAACCACttagggaggggaaaggaaaacaACCATCACCCGTAGCCAGTCACATTACAAAGAATGAAGGTATAGGAAATGAGAGGGAGACCAAAGGGAACAGAAAGCTGAGGAAAACAACCAAGAGATGATCCATCCTAAATATCAGTCCTGGTAGCAGGTGGGCTCTGACCTGCAGAAAATGAACTTGCTCAAAAAGTCAattttctgggcatggtggtgcatgcctataatcccaactactccaGAGGCAGGGGCACAAAGATGGAAGACTTGAAGCCAGCCTAGGAAATccaacaagaccttgtctcaaaatgaaaaatcaaaaggaccatggatgtagctcagcgtTGGGCTAGTGCCTGGCGCTTGCTTGCCCAgcgaggttctgggttcaatccctacttctactaaataaagaaatacaatgaaTTTAATTCACCTCCAGCAATCTCTTTTGCcagctcaggacagtggacaatcAGCTCAGAGGGCTGAGGTGCTCTCAGTAGCTTTCCCAAGAGGCCTCCCATCAGGTTTCAGGGCCTTTATTTCTCACCTTTTCAGGGTAACTACTGGCAATTATTCAGTGCCTGTTGGCTGTGAAGACAGGATTTCCAGCCAAAAGCTTTGGACCTGAAGTTTTCCGATAACTGCAGCCACGTAGATGTGTATGAAGTCCTTCTCCCCATTCCTCTCAAAGGCTCTAGCCCCTAACCTCGAGGACAGGCAGAGAAAGGTGACACCAGGGCATTGCTGTTGCATGTTGCTAGGCACATAGCTTTATTTCATCAGTACTCCATTTTCAATGGATTCAGGCAGCACTGGGAGTACAGGACTCAGTTCCTAGGACAGCCTGACCTGGCAGTCCTCTGTTCCATGGGGAAAAAGCCTTACTAAAAAAATCCGTGAGATCACGAAAAatgagaggcaggagggaggccatCCTAAGAAATGATTGTTTAAAAACAGTGCAGTGTGGAAATAATGCTAGATTGGGACTCAGGAGATCCAGGACCTAGTCTGGGCTGTTTCAAACCAGCCATGACCTCGGGCCTGCCCTTCTGCTCTCAGGCCTCCCTCATTAAGCCTGGTTATTCCACGGGGTACTCAACAGAGGCACAATATCACAAGTGCCCCCACCATTTGCTATCAAGTTCATCCTGCAGACACATGGTGCATCGTTTCCCTTCCAGAAAAGACCAGGTGGAAATGCCAGGAATATATTTCAGGCAAGTCCCGCATCTTTGGCCATCCCATAGAAGATGCCTTTAGCTGCAATGAGGTTGGTTGGAGAATCAAATTCAGCTACTACCCCTTTGTCCAGGACCAGGACCCtagtcaaaaaaggaaaaagaagtagtCAGGTCATCAGCCTAGAGCTAGCCAGCCTCCAACCCTGCCCTTCTGGGTACTACTCAGGCCCTGCAGTGACATGGCAGCCCACCCACTTCAGTCAGCCCACCCAACACAGCCACTGCGCCACATGTACACGCCATCAGGTCTGGTTATTTTAGCTCTCCTGGCAAATGAAGCAGTTTGTGGGATCAAACACAAGATCTTATTCATCTCTGCTAGTCTGCGTTCTGAAAACCTTCCCTAATGAGCCCTTCCCCTGGTCGGGGTCACGGAACTTCAGCAGGCTGTGAGCAGGGAGCCATGGGCCTGCTCGCTGGGCCCCCGTGCATATCCATCTGCTTTGTACCAGTTTACAAAGGCACACGGCGGGAAACCTGCTGCAGTGAGGCCTGACACTGGAATCTGGGACTTGGCTGCAAACCTggccctcccctccactcccacccccactgtCAGGCCCAAATCTGGGGTGAGAGTCTCCTACCAACCACACAGGCGCTCCACCTGGTGCAAGGCCAAGGGCTTGCCGCCAGCGCCAGCGTGCAGTATGAGGGGAAAGGGCCCTCCCAAGCCCACAGAGACAATCCTCCATGGGAGGGGGCTGGCTACTTTCTATTTCCCAATTGCTGGGCTCCTAGAACTGTGTCCTGAGAAGGAGTGCCTCTGTGTGCATCACTGGCTGGCCTCCCTCCGAACTGGAGATCAGCAGATTGCCCATTCCAAACGAAAGCCTCCAGCGGCTTCTCCGGGCTCCTCCGGCAAGGACCACATGCATTCCTGTGGTCCTGGGCAGCTCACAGGGACCTGTTCCTCTTTTCCCCTCTGCCCTTCAGCCTCACACGCCTCCTGCCTGGAGCGGGTGTGTGTCCCAGTGTGTGTGGCATGTGCTGCATCCTTTGAAATTTTcagctccctcccttcctcatcTCCCCAGCCTCACTCTACTCATCCTCTGGGGCTGGGCTGGTGCTGCCCTTCCCTCAAGAGGAAGTGCCCTGGCCTCCCTAGGTGGCTAGGCTTCCTCTGGTCTACACATACCGACCCCTGCTTCCTTCTCGGGGGCTCTAATCACAGGTTCTGAAGCAGGCTCTGTGGTTCATTTCTGCCTCTGCTCTGCTAGAATGAATGAACTTGAAACCCTACGGTGGGGCCCCCGGGGCTGCTGGGGAATGAACCATTTTTGGTTAGGCCTGGCCACAGATGGCTCCACCAGCCCTGCTGTTGGCTCCCCCCGACCCTGGGCCAAGTGTGTCCTGCCcaccttcccttctcccccagCGTGTGGGGACAGGCTGGGGATGGAACAGGCAGAATGTAGCATCAGGTATTCTTAGTTGGGCTCCCAAAACCCCTCTGGCTGTGTGGACACCCAAGAGAAGGTCTGGGTCTGACCCGCAGCCCTGTGCCCgtgccctcccctccttcctgagTGACTGAAGGCTGTGGAtgcagcccccctccccccaccacactCAGACCAGACTTGTTTGGCTTCCAGCCTCCTCTTGCCTCTCAGAGCTCCCCCCTCTGTAGGGAGCCCAGCCTCCAGGCCTCACTTCCATGAGG includes:
- the Ankrd40 gene encoding ankyrin repeat domain-containing protein 40 — encoded protein: MSALLEQKEQQERLREAAALGDIREVQKLVESGVDVNSQNEVNGWTCLHWACKRNHGQVVSYLLQSGADKEILTTKGEMPVQLTSRREIRKIMGVEEDDNDDDTLPQLKKESELPFVPNYLANPAFPFIYTPRAEDSAQLQNGGSSTPPASPPTDGSPPLLPPGEPTLLGAFPRDHPSLALVQNGDVTAPPAILRTPESTKPGPVCQPPVSQTRSLFSSVPSKPPVTLEPQNGTYTGPAPAFQPFFFTGTFPFNMQELVLKVRIQNPSLRENDFIEIELDRQELTYQELLRVSCCELGVNPDQVEKIRKLPNTLLRKDKDVARLQDFQELELVLMISENNFLFRNATSTLTERPCYNRRASKLTY